One Sporomusaceae bacterium ACPt DNA window includes the following coding sequences:
- a CDS encoding Nucleoid-associated protein, with protein MLEQFGNIMEMVKKVQQNVDNIQDHLKQERIEVSSGDVVKITVNGQQEIIAIQLNAKYLTADNAALLQDLLIATINNALTKSRNLNQEAMNKLATDLNLPKIPGLF; from the coding sequence GTGTTAGAACAGTTTGGCAATATTATGGAAATGGTTAAAAAGGTTCAGCAAAATGTTGATAACATTCAAGATCATCTCAAACAAGAACGAATTGAAGTATCAAGCGGCGATGTTGTTAAAATAACAGTCAATGGTCAGCAGGAGATTATCGCTATCCAATTAAATGCAAAATACCTCACCGCCGATAACGCTGCTTTGTTGCAAGACTTATTAATAGCTACAATAAATAACGCTTTGACTAAATCACGTAACTTGAATCAAGAAGCTATGAACAAATTGGCTACAGATTTAAACCTGCCTAAAATCCCCGGCCTGTTTTAA
- the mutS2 gene encoding Endonuclease MutS2 — translation MESSVLTTLEYNKIRDMLAERTSSIMGRELAENLVPVNEADEVIRQLSETAEACEVMNTAANVPLGGIRDIRATIKRAGLGAILEPHELLAVASTLYAARRLKSFFTDLPLETPRLTYLASQINLLKNIETTIENTVTEQGTIRDDASSELLKLRREIKQAQVRVKEKLDSILRSGEYQKYFQDALVTMRGDRYVIPIKQEYRNSFPGIVHDQSASGATLFIEPMAIVNLNNDIKQLMAAEKNEVERILTIVTGQIAKVTGAIEENLTLLAQLDFIFAKAKLSVDMQAIQPVINNQGYINLIQARHPLIPAEHVVPIDVHLGRHFNTLLITGPNTGGKTVTLKTVGLFALMTQAGLFIPAALDSEMPVITNIFADIGDEQSIEQSLSTFSGHMTNLVGILRKVAVNDLVLIDEIGAGTDPSEGAALAMSILEYIHNIGAKTIATTHYSELKTFAYTRHGIENASVEFDIQTLRPTYRLLIGIPGSSNAFAISQRLGLSNTIISRAKELLNKEHAEFETVLHALEEQKRLYTVRVDEIKQLEQEVNAAREKIFAEKRAIAEKKVAVLAKAQEEAAAIIRQARRNAEEIIAELKAQFTEHSSRQRQNAIETARRKLKENSTEVNGLNLDEQGELPEISSHMLKPGMNVYVATLKQKGEVLAVNGTNVTVQLGILKLTVPAAACRLLDQPVKSEHTSVSRRVNMIKAESVARQIDIRGMTIEEAETALDKYLDDAVLSGLNEVLIIHGKGTGALRKGVKTYLENHPHIAGIRIAELNEGGTGATVAKLS, via the coding sequence ATGGAATCATCAGTATTGACAACTTTAGAATATAATAAAATCCGGGACATGCTGGCCGAGCGCACTAGTTCGATTATGGGGCGGGAACTCGCCGAAAACTTGGTACCTGTGAATGAGGCGGACGAAGTCATTAGGCAATTGTCAGAAACCGCCGAAGCATGCGAAGTAATGAATACGGCTGCTAATGTACCGTTGGGTGGAATTCGTGATATTCGCGCTACAATAAAGCGAGCCGGGCTTGGCGCTATTTTGGAGCCGCACGAACTATTAGCGGTTGCCAGTACTTTGTATGCTGCCAGACGGCTGAAAAGTTTTTTTACTGATTTGCCGTTAGAAACGCCGAGATTGACTTATTTGGCCAGCCAAATTAATTTACTCAAAAATATTGAAACCACAATCGAAAATACTGTTACCGAACAGGGAACAATTAGAGACGATGCCAGCAGTGAACTTTTGAAACTGCGCCGGGAGATAAAACAGGCACAAGTCCGGGTAAAAGAAAAACTGGACAGTATTTTGCGTTCAGGCGAATACCAAAAGTATTTTCAAGACGCTTTAGTAACCATGCGCGGTGATCGCTATGTGATTCCTATTAAGCAGGAGTACCGCAATAGTTTTCCCGGTATTGTACACGACCAATCGGCCAGCGGTGCTACCCTGTTTATTGAGCCGATGGCAATAGTCAACTTAAACAATGATATCAAGCAGCTTATGGCTGCGGAAAAAAATGAAGTGGAACGAATTTTGACAATTGTAACCGGACAAATAGCTAAAGTAACAGGAGCTATTGAAGAAAACCTAACGCTTTTGGCTCAACTTGATTTTATTTTTGCGAAGGCCAAATTAAGTGTTGACATGCAGGCAATACAGCCGGTGATTAATAATCAGGGATATATCAATCTTATTCAGGCACGTCACCCCCTTATTCCGGCTGAGCATGTTGTACCGATTGATGTTCATCTCGGACGGCATTTTAATACTTTACTTATTACCGGTCCAAATACCGGCGGTAAAACAGTAACTCTTAAAACAGTTGGCTTATTTGCGCTTATGACTCAGGCCGGTTTGTTCATTCCGGCGGCTCTCGACTCCGAGATGCCGGTTATTACTAATATTTTTGCCGACATTGGCGATGAACAAAGTATCGAACAAAGTCTGAGCACATTTTCCGGTCACATGACCAATTTGGTAGGAATTTTACGAAAAGTTGCTGTTAATGATTTGGTGCTTATTGATGAAATCGGAGCAGGGACTGACCCAAGTGAAGGCGCAGCTTTAGCTATGTCTATTCTCGAGTATATCCATAATATCGGCGCAAAAACAATTGCCACTACTCACTATAGTGAATTAAAAACATTTGCCTATACCAGACATGGAATTGAAAATGCCAGCGTAGAATTTGATATACAAACCTTACGGCCAACCTATCGCTTGCTTATTGGGATACCTGGCAGCAGTAATGCATTTGCCATAAGCCAACGTCTGGGACTGTCAAACACAATTATCTCCCGCGCGAAAGAACTGCTTAATAAAGAACATGCTGAATTTGAAACAGTTCTCCATGCACTGGAAGAACAAAAAAGGTTATATACTGTCCGGGTAGATGAAATAAAACAATTAGAACAGGAAGTGAACGCGGCTAGAGAGAAAATATTTGCTGAAAAGCGGGCCATTGCTGAGAAAAAGGTCGCTGTACTCGCTAAGGCTCAAGAAGAAGCTGCTGCCATTATCCGCCAAGCCAGGCGAAACGCTGAAGAAATAATTGCTGAACTTAAAGCCCAATTTACTGAACATAGCAGCCGTCAACGGCAAAACGCCATTGAAACTGCCCGCAGGAAGTTAAAGGAAAATAGCACAGAAGTCAACGGGCTTAATTTAGATGAACAGGGCGAATTGCCTGAAATATCATCACATATGCTTAAACCGGGTATGAATGTTTATGTTGCAACATTGAAGCAAAAGGGCGAAGTGCTGGCCGTTAACGGCACAAACGTAACTGTGCAGTTAGGAATATTAAAGCTGACAGTGCCGGCAGCAGCATGTCGCCTACTGGATCAACCGGTTAAATCCGAACACACATCAGTATCAAGACGCGTTAACATGATTAAAGCAGAATCAGTTGCCAGGCAGATCGACATACGCGGTATGACAATTGAGGAAGCTGAGACGGCGCTTGATAAGTACCTTGATGATGCAGTCCTTTCCGGCCTGAATGAAGTATTAATTATTCATGGTAAAGGTACTGGTGCACTAAGAAAAGGTGTTAAAACCTATCTTGAAAATCATCCGCACATAGCGGGAATACGTATAGCTGAACTTAACGAAGGTGGCACTGGTGCCACAGTAGCCAAATTATCTTAG
- the gpmI_1 gene encoding 2,3-bisphosphoglycerate-independent phosphoglycerate mutase, with the protein MRVLFIFIDGLGLGSNNPDSNPLARFGLNTISELFGRSLTQDIEPVWLPNRCIVPVDTTLGVDGLPQSATGQAAILTGLNAAKFMGRHVQAFPGPQLSQLIANNNIMKKLREHGLLSTSANMYLPDYFELVAKRKRRHSAITLAVLSTGLALRSLNELSDGEAVYQDITNEMLPAFGVNNIPVQNPAQAGYNLVNISRKYSFTIFEYFQTDRAGHKQDWNFAQKIIGILDEFIRAVYERLPADTLLIITSDHGNFEDLTVKSHTFNKVPLIALGCEAQAAVSGITDLTGIAPNILKVLGKDELIYG; encoded by the coding sequence ATGCGGGTATTATTTATATTTATCGACGGATTAGGTTTAGGCAGCAACAATCCTGATTCCAATCCATTGGCCCGTTTTGGTCTAAATACTATTTCCGAGTTATTTGGGCGGTCGTTGACTCAAGATATAGAACCGGTTTGGCTTCCTAACCGCTGTATAGTTCCGGTTGACACTACGCTGGGAGTGGACGGACTCCCGCAAAGTGCCACCGGGCAGGCTGCTATCCTTACCGGTTTGAATGCTGCCAAATTTATGGGCCGCCATGTGCAGGCTTTTCCCGGGCCACAGTTGTCACAGCTTATTGCCAATAATAACATAATGAAAAAGTTGAGAGAGCACGGATTGCTCTCAACTTCGGCTAACATGTATTTACCAGATTACTTTGAATTAGTCGCAAAGCGCAAACGCCGCCATTCGGCTATTACACTGGCGGTGCTGAGCACAGGTTTGGCGCTGCGGTCATTAAATGAACTGAGTGACGGAGAAGCCGTGTATCAGGATATAACAAATGAAATGTTGCCCGCCTTTGGAGTAAATAATATTCCAGTACAAAATCCAGCTCAAGCGGGTTATAATCTGGTTAATATTTCCAGGAAATATTCTTTTACTATCTTTGAATATTTTCAGACTGACCGGGCAGGGCATAAACAAGATTGGAATTTTGCGCAAAAGATCATAGGTATACTTGATGAATTTATCCGGGCGGTATATGAGAGGCTGCCTGCTGATACACTGCTCATTATAACAAGCGACCATGGCAATTTTGAGGACTTGACGGTTAAAAGCCACACCTTCAACAAAGTTCCGCTAATTGCCTTGGGGTGCGAAGCACAAGCAGCGGTAAGCGGTATTACTGATTTGACCGGTATAGCCCCCAACATATTAAAGGTTTTGGGAAAGGATGAACTAATATATGGTTGA
- the zapA gene encoding Cell division protein ZapA, whose protein sequence is MSDKKNKVTVEIYGESYALKGDIEPQRIMRLAAMLDERMKKTAKANLRLSPLKIAVLTALNIADEYLRLEQDYLELIEMIKEDK, encoded by the coding sequence ATGTCAGATAAAAAAAACAAGGTTACTGTCGAAATCTATGGTGAAAGCTATGCGCTCAAGGGTGATATTGAGCCGCAACGAATTATGCGTTTAGCGGCTATGCTTGATGAGCGGATGAAAAAAACCGCCAAAGCGAACCTCAGGCTGTCACCGTTAAAAATTGCTGTATTGACAGCATTAAATATAGCTGATGAATATCTACGGTTAGAACAGGATTACCTGGAACTCATTGAAATGATAAAAGAAGATAAATAG
- the yhdG gene encoding putative amino acid permease YhdG: MKIFRTKSINMLKEGAEQKRLKKSLGAVDLVLLGIGCIIGTGIFVLTGVAAAKYAGPGIMLSFILSGLACAFAALAYAELAAIVPIAGSAYTYTYAALGEIIAWIVGWNLVLEYSVGSSAVAAGWSGYVVGLLKAGGIELPKAFTAVPAEGGIVNLPAMLIALFLSVLLVRGTKESVTLNKILVVVKLAAVFIFLALAGPKVNPANWSPLMPYGFSGVAAGAAIIFFAYIGFDAVATAAEECRNPNRDLPVGIIGSLVACTMLYIVVAGVLTGVVPYQELNNAEPVAYALRAIGYNFGSALVGTGAIAGITTVLLVLMYGQTRVFFAMSRDGLIPASICKVHPKYGTPHVITIVAGVVVALIAGFTPIGIIAELTNIGTLFAFVVAAIGVYVLRYTRPDIHRPFKCPAVPLVAPLAVLSCGYLMVNLPAETWVRFGIWSAIGLVVYFVYSYRNSVLNTTKTVNEQ, translated from the coding sequence ATGAAGATTTTTCGCACAAAAAGTATTAACATGCTTAAAGAAGGCGCAGAACAAAAAAGGCTGAAGAAGAGTCTCGGGGCAGTGGATTTAGTACTTTTGGGGATTGGCTGTATTATCGGCACCGGAATCTTTGTTTTAACCGGAGTAGCTGCCGCTAAGTATGCTGGTCCTGGTATTATGCTATCATTTATTCTTTCCGGTTTGGCCTGTGCTTTTGCTGCCCTGGCTTACGCCGAACTTGCGGCAATTGTGCCAATTGCCGGCAGCGCTTACACATATACGTATGCTGCACTGGGCGAAATCATTGCCTGGATTGTCGGCTGGAACCTTGTTCTTGAGTACTCAGTGGGTTCGAGCGCTGTTGCTGCCGGTTGGTCAGGCTATGTGGTTGGTCTCCTTAAGGCTGGTGGCATAGAACTGCCCAAGGCTTTTACCGCAGTACCTGCTGAAGGGGGTATTGTTAATCTTCCGGCCATGCTTATCGCGTTGTTTTTAAGTGTTTTGTTAGTGCGTGGTACTAAGGAAAGCGTTACTCTTAATAAAATACTTGTAGTTGTAAAACTGGCGGCAGTATTCATTTTTCTTGCTTTGGCAGGTCCCAAGGTTAATCCTGCTAACTGGTCACCGCTTATGCCGTATGGTTTCTCCGGTGTAGCAGCAGGCGCGGCTATTATTTTCTTTGCCTATATCGGCTTTGACGCTGTGGCGACCGCTGCTGAAGAGTGTCGTAATCCTAACCGTGATTTGCCTGTTGGCATTATTGGATCATTAGTGGCATGTACTATGCTTTATATTGTTGTCGCCGGTGTTTTAACAGGGGTAGTTCCTTACCAAGAGCTTAACAACGCAGAACCTGTTGCCTACGCCCTCAGAGCAATCGGTTATAATTTTGGTTCAGCGCTGGTAGGCACTGGCGCTATTGCCGGGATCACTACCGTATTACTAGTACTCATGTACGGCCAAACCCGTGTATTTTTTGCTATGTCCCGTGACGGCCTTATTCCGGCCAGTATTTGCAAGGTACACCCGAAATATGGCACTCCTCATGTCATTACCATTGTTGCCGGTGTCGTAGTTGCTCTTATTGCCGGCTTCACACCCATTGGCATTATTGCCGAGTTAACAAATATCGGTACGCTGTTTGCATTTGTCGTCGCTGCAATTGGGGTGTATGTTCTCCGGTATACTCGTCCTGATATCCATCGTCCGTTTAAGTGTCCTGCTGTTCCCTTAGTTGCGCCTCTAGCGGTATTATCTTGCGGTTATTTAATGGTCAATCTGCCGGCTGAGACCTGGGTACGGTTCGGAATTTGGTCAGCCATCGGGTTGGTTGTGTATTTTGTCTACAGCTATCGTAATAGTGTCTTGAACACAACTAAAACTGTTAACGAACAATAA
- the pheT gene encoding Phenylalanine--tRNA ligase beta subunit, with translation MRASIKWLKDYVDIETTPEKLADMLTMAGIPVASVEYLGQNISGVVTGKVVEIGPHPDADKLSVCKIDIGTEVLTIITGATNVRQGNIVPVATVGAKLPNGMSIQPTKLRGMMSNGMLCSTEELAIDSKLVPPEARNGIYILASDTPIGVDIRTALGLDDVVLEFELTANRADCFSILGIAREIAVLTGATLKKPMLNLKEAGTEKAASLANIQITEPSLCSRFAARILKDIKVGPSPAWMQHRIQAAGMRPINNIVDVTNFVMLELGQPMHAYDYNLLARHSLVVRKANPGEKLTTLDGVKRELEPDMLVIADAVQAVGIAGVMGGLATEVTANTQNVLLEAAAFRGASIRRTSRALGLRSEASGRFERGVDTANVIRALDRAAKLLEDMGACQVCPGIVDVYPDVQLPKQVSFTPGQINSYLGTDIPVSTMTEILKRLEFDVDSSADKITVTVPTWRGDVTLPADISEEIARIYGYDNVPSTTPTGNMSQGKQSYTQTIIDKIKLILTGCGFSEVISFSFSHPDVLDKLNIAADSALRRTIEVLNPITDDFPVLRTTLLGGIMDTIVRNLSRKNEDIRIYEIGAVYLPEKLPLEDLPQEPLMLCGAIVGKRHAPAWNQMRDMVDFYDAKGSIEAILEGIGITGYTVEPGVNTSLHPGKTAVIKKDGNLLGTVGEVHPQVLDAYEINRKVYLFELNLQHLVKYAAIKPAYQVLPKFPAIARDLAVVLSDNIPAGDVMQAIVTSAGPLLEDVQLFDVYTGQQVPTGSRSLAFSLVFRASDRTLTDVEIDEHYKNIITYLEKAFSAKLRE, from the coding sequence ATGAGAGCGTCAATTAAATGGCTTAAAGATTATGTTGACATAGAAACAACACCGGAAAAACTTGCCGATATGCTGACTATGGCGGGTATTCCGGTGGCTTCGGTGGAATACTTGGGACAAAATATATCGGGTGTGGTAACAGGTAAGGTGGTAGAAATCGGACCGCATCCTGATGCCGACAAATTATCGGTATGTAAGATTGATATCGGAACTGAAGTATTAACCATAATTACCGGAGCGACAAATGTCCGCCAAGGTAACATTGTACCGGTAGCTACTGTTGGTGCCAAGCTGCCAAACGGAATGAGTATCCAGCCGACAAAGCTCAGGGGAATGATGTCAAATGGGATGTTGTGCTCAACTGAGGAGCTTGCCATCGATAGTAAGCTTGTGCCACCAGAGGCGAGAAACGGTATTTATATTTTGGCAAGTGATACTCCAATTGGGGTAGATATTCGTACTGCGCTTGGACTGGATGATGTTGTCCTTGAGTTTGAGCTTACCGCCAACAGGGCTGACTGTTTCAGCATTCTTGGTATTGCGCGTGAAATTGCCGTGCTTACCGGCGCTACCTTAAAGAAACCTATGCTCAATTTGAAAGAGGCTGGTACGGAAAAAGCCGCCAGTCTTGCCAATATCCAGATTACTGAACCAAGCCTTTGCTCGCGGTTCGCAGCAAGGATTTTAAAAGACATTAAAGTTGGGCCATCACCTGCCTGGATGCAGCATCGTATCCAAGCCGCCGGGATGCGGCCAATTAATAATATCGTTGATGTTACCAATTTTGTTATGCTGGAATTGGGTCAACCAATGCATGCTTATGATTATAATTTGCTCGCCCGTCACAGTCTGGTTGTCCGTAAAGCAAATCCAGGGGAAAAGCTGACTACGCTGGACGGAGTAAAACGGGAACTTGAACCTGATATGCTGGTCATTGCCGATGCCGTGCAAGCCGTCGGCATTGCCGGCGTCATGGGAGGACTGGCTACTGAAGTAACTGCTAATACGCAAAATGTTTTGCTGGAGGCAGCTGCCTTTAGAGGCGCAAGTATCCGCCGTACTTCCCGCGCACTTGGGCTCCGTTCGGAGGCATCCGGCCGGTTTGAACGCGGTGTGGACACAGCTAATGTTATCAGGGCACTTGACAGAGCGGCTAAGCTGCTTGAAGATATGGGAGCCTGCCAGGTATGCCCCGGTATTGTTGACGTTTATCCAGATGTTCAGCTGCCTAAGCAGGTTAGCTTTACTCCCGGCCAGATAAACAGCTACTTGGGTACAGATATTCCGGTTAGTACCATGACGGAAATCCTTAAACGTCTGGAGTTTGACGTTGATTCATCAGCAGACAAAATTACGGTTACGGTGCCTACCTGGCGCGGCGATGTTACGTTGCCAGCCGATATTAGTGAAGAAATCGCCAGAATATATGGTTATGATAACGTGCCGTCAACTACACCTACCGGCAACATGAGTCAAGGTAAGCAAAGTTATACGCAAACAATTATTGATAAGATCAAATTAATACTTACAGGCTGTGGTTTTTCTGAAGTTATTTCTTTTAGTTTTTCGCATCCTGATGTGCTGGATAAACTAAACATTGCAGCTGACAGCGCCTTGCGCCGTACTATCGAGGTGTTAAACCCCATTACTGATGATTTCCCGGTCTTGCGCACTACTTTGCTTGGCGGCATAATGGACACAATCGTCCGCAATCTTTCCCGTAAAAATGAAGATATTAGAATATATGAGATTGGTGCAGTGTATTTGCCGGAAAAGCTGCCGCTTGAGGACTTGCCGCAAGAACCGCTGATGCTGTGTGGAGCCATTGTTGGCAAGCGTCATGCTCCGGCTTGGAATCAGATGCGGGATATGGTCGATTTCTATGATGCCAAAGGTAGTATCGAAGCTATTTTGGAAGGAATCGGAATTACCGGATATACTGTTGAACCAGGTGTAAATACGTCATTACATCCCGGTAAAACAGCGGTAATAAAAAAAGATGGCAATTTGCTGGGAACTGTCGGCGAAGTACATCCCCAGGTTCTTGACGCCTATGAGATAAACCGTAAAGTTTATTTGTTTGAGCTCAATCTACAGCATTTAGTTAAATATGCAGCTATTAAACCGGCCTATCAAGTTTTGCCTAAATTCCCGGCAATTGCCCGTGATCTGGCAGTTGTTCTATCTGATAATATTCCAGCCGGCGATGTAATGCAGGCCATTGTCACCAGTGCCGGCCCATTGCTGGAAGATGTCCAGTTATTTGATGTATATACAGGTCAACAAGTGCCAACAGGATCGCGCAGTCTGGCTTTTTCACTTGTTTTTCGAGCAAGTGACCGGACTTTAACAGATGTTGAAATTGATGAACACTATAAAAATATTATTACTTATTTAGAAAAAGCGTTTTCGGCAAAGCTTCGGGAATAG
- the pheS gene encoding Phenylalanine--tRNA ligase alpha subunit produces the protein MEQQLNSIRETALKELAEAASKEALNELKVKYLGKKGVLTGVLRGLGALSPEERPRVGQIVNDIRNELEQIIADKLAGMKQTELARKLASETIDVTLPGRRELRGHLHPLTLTLNRIKDTFMRMGFEIAEGPEVEKDYYNFEALNLPQDHPARDMQDSFYITKEFLLRTHTSPVQVRTMQSVVPNQPIRIIAPGKVYRRDYDATHSPMFQQVEGLVVDKGISFADLKGTLELFSKEIFGNKVKVRFRPSFFPFTEPSAEVDISCVMCEGQGCRVCSGTGWLEILGSGMVHPRVLEMSNFDPTKVSGFAFGMGVERIAMLTYGIDDLRLFFDNDIRFLRQF, from the coding sequence ATGGAACAGCAACTTAATTCAATAAGGGAAACAGCTCTTAAAGAACTGGCAGAGGCTGCCAGTAAAGAAGCGCTTAATGAACTAAAAGTTAAGTATTTAGGGAAAAAAGGAGTATTGACCGGGGTGTTGCGCGGACTCGGCGCTTTAAGCCCGGAAGAGCGTCCGCGGGTGGGGCAAATTGTTAACGATATCAGAAACGAACTTGAACAGATTATTGCCGATAAGCTAGCAGGCATGAAACAGACTGAGCTTGCCCGTAAATTGGCATCGGAAACAATTGACGTTACTTTGCCAGGGAGGCGGGAGTTGCGTGGGCATTTGCATCCGCTGACGTTAACGCTTAACCGGATCAAAGATACCTTTATGCGCATGGGGTTTGAAATAGCGGAGGGTCCGGAAGTAGAAAAAGACTATTATAACTTTGAAGCCCTGAATTTGCCCCAGGACCATCCAGCCCGGGACATGCAGGACTCGTTCTATATTACCAAGGAATTTTTGCTTAGAACCCACACTTCTCCGGTGCAAGTGCGTACAATGCAGTCAGTTGTCCCTAACCAGCCGATTCGCATTATAGCCCCGGGAAAAGTCTATCGTCGGGACTATGATGCCACTCATTCACCCATGTTCCAGCAAGTCGAGGGACTGGTTGTTGATAAAGGGATCAGTTTTGCCGACTTAAAAGGCACACTCGAGTTATTTTCAAAAGAAATATTCGGCAATAAGGTTAAGGTAAGGTTCCGCCCAAGTTTTTTCCCGTTTACCGAACCGAGCGCTGAGGTTGATATTTCCTGTGTAATGTGTGAAGGGCAAGGCTGCCGGGTATGTTCAGGAACAGGCTGGTTGGAGATTTTAGGGTCGGGTATGGTTCACCCGCGTGTGCTTGAAATGAGCAATTTTGATCCAACCAAAGTGAGCGGTTTTGCTTTTGGCATGGGTGTAGAGCGGATTGCCATGCTGACTTATGGTATTGATGACCTCAGACTGTTTTTTGATAATGATATACGTTTTTTACGTCAATTTTAA
- the rlmB gene encoding 23S rRNA (guanosine-2'-O-)-methyltransferase RlmB, with protein sequence MTEFISSPANKLIKEIASLKHKKYRDNLGMFVAEGVRLVEECAAARWPVDVCIYTEAAAAHKRAQAVIDRLIAANCRMVVVPEDIYHRLSDTEQPQGLMAVLKKRKVSIEQMVAKEGKPPLIVVLDGIQDPGNAGTIIRTADAVGCTGVVALKGSADIYAGKTVRATMGSLFHLPVAEGLTSEELVAVLAKAGISILATCLQNSAVYYQADLKKPVAIVLGNEGQGVSRELMEAAEVRLNIPLIGQAESLNVAVAAGIVLYEAVRQRVTL encoded by the coding sequence ATGACTGAATTCATTTCCAGCCCGGCAAATAAGTTGATTAAAGAAATTGCCTCACTTAAGCATAAAAAATACCGGGATAATCTGGGAATGTTCGTAGCTGAAGGTGTGCGTTTAGTGGAAGAGTGCGCTGCTGCCCGGTGGCCGGTGGATGTATGTATTTATACCGAGGCGGCTGCAGCCCACAAACGGGCACAGGCCGTGATTGACAGGCTTATAGCCGCAAACTGCCGGATGGTAGTAGTTCCTGAAGATATTTATCACCGGCTCTCCGATACGGAACAACCGCAAGGGCTTATGGCTGTGCTAAAGAAACGAAAGGTTTCTATTGAGCAAATGGTAGCTAAAGAGGGTAAGCCACCGTTAATTGTCGTATTGGACGGCATTCAGGATCCCGGTAATGCAGGGACAATTATCCGGACTGCTGATGCTGTCGGATGTACTGGAGTTGTTGCCCTCAAAGGATCGGCTGATATTTATGCCGGAAAAACCGTGCGGGCGACCATGGGTTCGCTATTCCACCTTCCGGTAGCTGAAGGGTTGACTTCTGAAGAGTTGGTAGCCGTGCTAGCGAAGGCGGGCATCAGTATTTTGGCAACTTGTCTGCAAAATTCGGCTGTATACTATCAGGCTGATTTAAAAAAACCTGTGGCCATTGTCTTGGGTAATGAAGGGCAAGGCGTAAGCCGTGAGCTTATGGAAGCGGCTGAGGTGCGATTAAATATACCGCTTATTGGCCAGGCAGAATCACTCAATGTGGCTGTGGCGGCAGGGATAGTATTGTATGAAGCGGTAAGGCAACGAGTAACCTTGTAA
- the ktrA gene encoding Ktr system potassium uptake protein A encodes MKNNKQFAVIGLGRFGTSVATALYKLGYEVLAIDSDEERVQKFSDEVTHVVQADTTDENSLKALGIRNFDVVVVAIGEDIQANTLTTLLLKDLGVKYIVAKARNELHGKMLSKIGADRIVYPERDMGLRVAHNLVSTNVLEYIELSPDLSIVEVTAPKSLVGQSLAEANLRVKYEVNVVAIKRGEEVIVPPLPDEKIKTGDILICVGQTKGIQKLEEME; translated from the coding sequence ATGAAAAATAACAAACAATTTGCAGTCATTGGATTAGGTCGTTTTGGTACCAGCGTGGCAACCGCTTTATATAAACTAGGTTACGAAGTGCTTGCTATCGATTCAGATGAAGAACGGGTACAGAAATTTAGTGATGAGGTTACCCATGTTGTCCAGGCCGATACCACCGATGAAAATTCGTTGAAGGCTCTAGGTATTCGCAATTTTGACGTTGTCGTCGTTGCTATCGGTGAAGATATTCAGGCTAATACCTTGACAACGCTGCTGCTAAAAGATTTGGGTGTAAAATACATTGTCGCTAAAGCTCGTAATGAACTGCATGGCAAAATGCTATCCAAAATTGGCGCTGACCGTATCGTCTACCCTGAACGGGATATGGGGCTTAGAGTTGCGCATAATCTAGTTTCAACCAATGTATTAGAATATATTGAACTATCACCGGATTTGAGTATTGTTGAAGTAACAGCTCCTAAATCGTTGGTAGGTCAAAGCTTGGCTGAAGCCAATTTGCGCGTAAAGTATGAAGTGAATGTGGTTGCGATTAAACGGGGCGAAGAAGTTATTGTACCGCCCCTGCCGGATGAAAAAATTAAGACCGGAGATATTCTAATTTGCGTTGGGCAAACGAAAGGCATCCAAAAGTTGGAGGAAATGGAATGA